From the Gemmatimonadota bacterium genome, the window CAGCGCATCCAGCCGTTCACGGATACGGGCAACCTGGCGCGCCGCATCCTCGTTATTCACCGTGATGCGCACCAGCTCCGACCCGGCGGCAGCCAGTTGCTGCACCTGCTTCACCGTCGCCACCACATCGGCAGTGTCGGTATTCGTCATGGACTGCACGACCACGGGCGCACCGCCGCCCACCGTAACCGGCCCGATACCAACCGGCACACTACGCCGCCTGCCAGAAATCTCCAACTGATTAGTCATACCAGGATTCTAGCATTAAATGAGGACACCCATGGGGTCAGAGTAAGAATTTCGTCAGAAATTTTACTCTGACCCCTGCATTTCGGGATAGATGGGGTCAGAGTAAAAATTCTCCGAATTTCTTACTCTGACCCCTGGATTATCATGGGTGTCCCCATTTTGTGGATATGCAATCCGGGGCAAACATGCGATACTGTGTGACTTATGTTCAAAGGAAAAAGTTCTTATTCCAAAGAGGAATTGATGGCCTGCGGTCGGGGTGAGTTGTTCGGGGAAGGCAATGCCCAGTTGCCGCTGCACAATATGTTGATGGTTGACCGGATAACGGAGATCAGCGATTGCGGGGGCAGGAAGGGTAAAGGATATGTGCTCGCCGAGCTGGATATTCATCCGCAATTATGGTTTTTCGATTGCCACTTTCAGGGCGACCCGGTCATGCCGGGCTGCCTGGGCCTCGATGCGATGTGGCAACTGGTCGGGTTTTACCTGGGCTGGACCGGCGCGCCGGGCCGCGGCCGGGCGCTGGGCGCGGGCAAAATCAAATTCTCCGGACAGGTCACCCCCGATTGCAAGCTGGTAAAATACGAGATTGATGTAAAAAAAGTCGTCTCCCGGAGCCTGGTAATGGGAGTCGCCGACGGCTGCATGTACGTCGATGACAGGGAGACCTATTCGGCGAAAGACCTGCGGGTGGGGTTATTCCAGGAATTGTGACAGTTTGAAGAAACTTTAGAATATGTTGAAACGTGTAGTCATTACCGGTCTCGGTATCAAATCCAGTATAGGAAACAGTCAGGCGGAAGTCCTCAACGCATTGAAAACGGCAGCGGGCGGCGTGGCCTATTCACAGGAATATGCCGACCTGGGCTTCCGGTCCCACCTGTACGCCCCCATCAATCTTGACCTGGAAGCGCTGATCGGCCGGAAACAGAAACGGTTTATGGGCGATGCCGCCGCTTATGCCCACCTGGCGATGCAGGAGGCGATCTCGGACGCAGACCTGGGCGAAGAATATACTTCCAATCCCCGCACCGGCCTGATCGTAGGCACCGGCGGCACCTCCACCGAGAACATGGTTGCCGCGGCGGACATATTGCGCAGCCGGGGCGCCCGCAAAGTCGGGCCGACCATGGTGCCCCGGGTCATGGCGAACACGGCCAGCGCCTGCCTGGCGGTGGCCTACAGGATTCAGGGAGTCAATTATTCAATTG encodes:
- the fabA gene encoding 3-hydroxyacyl-[acyl-carrier-protein] dehydratase FabA, producing MFKGKSSYSKEELMACGRGELFGEGNAQLPLHNMLMVDRITEISDCGGRKGKGYVLAELDIHPQLWFFDCHFQGDPVMPGCLGLDAMWQLVGFYLGWTGAPGRGRALGAGKIKFSGQVTPDCKLVKYEIDVKKVVSRSLVMGVADGCMYVDDRETYSAKDLRVGLFQEL